A genomic segment from Microbulbifer elongatus encodes:
- a CDS encoding phosphate-starvation-inducible PsiE family protein → MSDKQERPTMIHEELPAEHEDPLIRFLHVVIRSSVRFLSVVMALVIVWSVADVVWVVYQRLHSAPFLILNHNDLFDVFGAIMLVLISIEIFINIRLYLGSNVIPIQLVVATALMAIARKVIVLDLDDTTPDYILGIAAAVLALGVTYWLVAKKEALSYKERRSLLEDKD, encoded by the coding sequence ATGTCCGACAAGCAGGAACGCCCGACCATGATCCATGAGGAGCTACCGGCGGAGCACGAAGATCCGCTGATTCGATTCCTGCATGTGGTTATCCGCAGTTCGGTGCGCTTTCTGTCTGTGGTGATGGCTCTGGTGATCGTATGGAGCGTGGCGGATGTTGTGTGGGTGGTGTACCAAAGGCTGCATTCGGCACCGTTTCTGATTCTGAACCACAATGATCTATTCGATGTTTTCGGCGCGATCATGCTGGTGCTGATTTCCATCGAGATATTTATCAATATTCGCCTGTATCTCGGCTCCAACGTAATCCCGATTCAGCTGGTGGTGGCAACCGCGCTAATGGCGATTGCGCGGAAAGTCATTGTGCTGGACCTTGATGATACGACACCCGACTATATCCTCGGTATCGCAGCGGCGGTCTTGGCGCTGGGTGTGACCTATTGGCTGGTAGCGAAAAAAGAGGCGCTGTCGTACAAAGAGCGGCGCAGCCTGCTCGAAGATAAGGATTGA
- a CDS encoding IS4 family transposase, translating into MDALQSFCDLSTFTQNIPVEWVDSALQLSSQATIRRRRLPADQVLWLVLGMALFRNEPVSEVARRLNICAQGLANDSLLAPSGVSKARQRLGANPVQWLFQRTGVHWGHERYPEDEWRGLQVLAVDGALLRTQDTPELRDHFGSGNTSTNRQTPYPLMRLVALMNVRSHVLLNAELSPYRRSEIRLADEFMNQVPEASVTLFDKGFWSADLLLRWADQNTQRHWLIPERKGLVSETVEVYNKNDRLLRMKVSPLARKRNPALPEYWEVRAVSYKHNGKNKTVFTSLPADTYGTKAVAKLYQERWEIEIGFRDIKSSMQHNAVTLRSKTVELVYQEVWGLLLAYNVIRREASQAAVAHGGNPARIRFKFACQYIAAQLIVMAAAQPLSRTGARLSELRAGIGNLFLEDRPRPSRPRTVKISKTRYPVNRRAAPLK; encoded by the coding sequence ATTGATGCCCTCCAGTCCTTCTGTGACCTGAGTACCTTCACCCAGAACATTCCCGTTGAATGGGTGGATTCCGCTCTGCAGTTATCCTCGCAAGCCACTATTCGCCGCCGTCGACTTCCCGCCGATCAGGTACTCTGGCTCGTGCTGGGCATGGCCCTGTTCAGGAATGAACCGGTCTCAGAAGTTGCCCGCAGGCTCAATATCTGTGCTCAGGGGCTCGCGAACGATAGCCTGTTGGCCCCAAGCGGGGTATCAAAGGCGCGACAGCGTCTTGGTGCTAACCCCGTTCAGTGGCTATTTCAACGTACCGGGGTGCACTGGGGACATGAGCGTTACCCCGAAGATGAATGGCGAGGATTGCAAGTTCTCGCTGTCGATGGCGCGCTGTTGCGCACTCAAGATACTCCTGAGCTGCGAGATCATTTTGGCTCCGGTAACACGAGCACAAACCGGCAAACTCCGTACCCTCTTATGCGCCTGGTTGCTCTAATGAACGTACGTTCACATGTACTTCTGAATGCAGAGCTAAGCCCTTACCGACGCAGCGAAATACGCCTGGCCGATGAGTTTATGAATCAGGTGCCGGAAGCCTCCGTAACCCTGTTTGATAAGGGTTTTTGGAGTGCAGACCTTTTGCTGCGGTGGGCGGATCAGAACACGCAACGCCACTGGCTGATCCCCGAGCGCAAAGGCCTGGTCAGTGAGACAGTGGAGGTCTACAACAAAAATGATCGACTACTGCGAATGAAGGTCTCCCCCCTGGCTCGGAAGCGCAATCCGGCCCTTCCCGAGTACTGGGAAGTTCGAGCAGTGAGTTACAAGCATAATGGCAAAAACAAAACGGTATTTACCTCGCTACCGGCAGATACTTACGGCACTAAAGCCGTCGCGAAGCTCTACCAAGAGCGCTGGGAAATCGAAATCGGCTTCCGTGACATCAAAAGTTCCATGCAGCACAACGCCGTCACCCTACGTAGCAAGACCGTGGAACTGGTTTATCAGGAAGTGTGGGGGCTACTGTTGGCGTACAACGTGATACGTCGAGAGGCAAGCCAGGCAGCGGTCGCTCACGGGGGAAACCCAGCCAGGATACGCTTTAAGTTCGCATGCCAGTATATTGCTGCGCAGCTGATTGTCATGGCCGCGGCTCAGCCATTATCAAGGACTGGAGCGCGCTTATCGGAGCTTAGGGCGGGGATTGGGAACCTGTTTTTAGAGGACCGTCCTCGGCCTTCTAGGCCGAGGACGGTAAAGATCAGCAAAACCCGCTATCCGGTGAATCGTCGTGCTGCTCCGCTTAAGTGA
- a CDS encoding lipid-binding SYLF domain-containing protein has protein sequence MPSVLLPLLRPLALTSIVLQICLLAACAAPGRTPDEQRQHIVQTEREVLEELYRLKPALRSEVAQAPGYAVFSNINVNLLVASTASGYGVVVSKSGKRTYMKMGEVGVGLGFGVKDFRALFIFDSAEVMQRFVESGWTFGGHADAAAKSQDKGAAVGGEVVADGMRVYQLTESGIALQATVKGTKYWKDAALN, from the coding sequence ATGCCCAGTGTTCTGCTCCCACTTCTGCGCCCATTGGCGCTGACATCGATCGTCCTGCAGATCTGCCTGCTCGCGGCCTGTGCCGCCCCCGGGCGCACTCCCGACGAGCAACGCCAGCATATTGTGCAAACCGAGCGCGAAGTGCTGGAGGAACTCTACCGGTTGAAGCCGGCCTTGCGCAGCGAAGTGGCTCAGGCGCCAGGGTACGCCGTGTTCAGCAATATCAACGTCAACCTGCTGGTTGCCAGTACCGCCAGTGGATACGGTGTTGTCGTAAGCAAATCCGGCAAGCGTACCTATATGAAAATGGGTGAAGTGGGGGTTGGCCTGGGATTCGGGGTAAAAGACTTCCGCGCCCTGTTTATCTTTGATTCCGCTGAAGTCATGCAACGCTTTGTGGAATCCGGCTGGACCTTTGGCGGCCACGCGGACGCCGCCGCCAAATCCCAGGACAAAGGCGCTGCCGTCGGCGGAGAGGTCGTGGCCGATGGCATGCGGGTCTACCAGCTCACGGAAAGCGGTATCGCGCTGCAGGCGACGGTGAAGGGCACCAAATACTGGAAAGATGCCGCTTTGAACTGA
- a CDS encoding flavin-containing monooxygenase — protein sequence MKPYAVIGAGPMGLCSVRNLAKHGIPCVGFEIHSDVGGLWDIDSPTSTMYESAHLISSKRMTEFAEFPMGDEVALFPHHSELKQYFQEYAREFDLYRHYEFDTEVVHCERVDGDWHITTRCKGEEQTRVFGGLLIANGTLHHPNKPQLPGEFAGELLHSSDYRDPAIFDGKRVLLVGCGNSGADIAVDAAHRARSVDISLRRGYYFLPKFIGGKATDAVGGKIKLPRFIQQKISAALSKFMLGTPEQYGLPKPDYKMFESHPVINSLILHHIGHGDIKARKDIAQVDGHRVTFADGSNGEYDMILLATGYKLHYPFIDRARLNWESYAPRLYLNVFHPEYDNLFLMGMVEAAGLGWEGRNRQAEMVALYIRQLSEGAESARKLQAIKRARAGSRADGGMNYLNLERMAYYVHKDTYLKALAGHTRDLLKGYEFADTDHFVASPAAATR from the coding sequence ATGAAACCCTACGCGGTGATTGGCGCGGGCCCCATGGGTCTGTGTAGTGTACGGAATCTGGCAAAGCACGGCATCCCCTGTGTGGGATTTGAAATTCACAGCGATGTGGGTGGGCTGTGGGATATCGACAGCCCGACCAGCACCATGTATGAGTCGGCGCACCTGATTTCCTCCAAGCGCATGACCGAATTTGCCGAATTTCCCATGGGGGATGAAGTTGCTCTGTTCCCCCATCACAGTGAGCTGAAGCAGTATTTTCAGGAATATGCACGGGAATTCGATCTCTACCGCCATTACGAATTTGATACCGAGGTTGTCCACTGCGAGCGGGTCGATGGCGACTGGCATATCACAACGCGCTGCAAAGGCGAGGAGCAGACCCGGGTATTCGGCGGCTTGTTGATTGCGAACGGCACCCTGCACCATCCCAACAAGCCGCAACTGCCCGGTGAATTTGCCGGCGAACTGCTGCATTCCTCGGATTACCGGGATCCGGCTATTTTCGATGGCAAACGCGTGCTGCTGGTGGGGTGCGGCAACAGCGGCGCGGATATCGCAGTGGATGCAGCGCATCGCGCCCGCAGTGTGGACATCAGCCTGCGTCGCGGCTACTACTTCCTGCCCAAGTTTATTGGCGGCAAGGCGACGGACGCGGTGGGTGGCAAGATCAAACTGCCGCGCTTTATCCAGCAGAAAATCAGCGCGGCTCTGTCAAAGTTCATGCTGGGTACACCGGAGCAATACGGCCTGCCCAAGCCGGACTACAAGATGTTTGAGTCCCATCCGGTGATCAATTCCCTGATTCTGCACCATATTGGCCACGGGGATATCAAGGCCCGCAAGGACATCGCACAGGTGGACGGTCACCGCGTGACCTTCGCTGACGGCAGCAATGGCGAATACGATATGATCCTGCTGGCAACCGGCTACAAACTGCATTACCCGTTTATCGATCGCGCGCGCCTGAACTGGGAGTCCTACGCGCCGCGGCTCTATCTGAATGTATTCCACCCGGAGTATGACAACCTGTTCCTGATGGGCATGGTGGAAGCGGCCGGACTCGGATGGGAGGGGCGCAATCGCCAGGCGGAAATGGTGGCGCTGTACATCCGCCAGCTGTCGGAAGGCGCGGAATCCGCGCGCAAACTCCAGGCGATCAAGCGGGCCCGGGCAGGCAGCCGGGCCGATGGCGGGATGAATTATCTGAATCTGGAGCGCATGGCCTACTACGTGCACAAGGATACCTACCTGAAAGCACTGGCTGGTCACACCAGGGACTTGCTGAAGGGGTATGAGTTTGCGGATACTGATCATTTTGTAGCCAGTCCCGCTGCGGCGACCCGCTGA
- a CDS encoding helicase HerA-like domain-containing protein has product MSVQSASTVEPPSRLPIVLGQTTLPPEAGAAHAPVVLLPQMLNRHGLICGATGTGKTVTLRYLVEQLNRRNIATLVTDLKGDLSGLAAPGGGNQKVRERLSLFALDERYFTGFPLTLWGRCGLPLRTTPSEMGPELLGRLLQLNDNQQGLLRVIFHMADQQGLLLLDWKDLTALLDYVEQHRKALTAEYGNISPASLGAIKRKMLALEPLSADTRGAASLFGEPALNLNDLTQGGRIHLLDASDMQPAVYGTLLLWLLAELYETLPESGDSQLHLVLFFDEAHLLFDDLPKALCDQVEQIVKLIRSKGVGIVFVTQNPLDIPEDILAQLGNRIQHALRAYTPNEQRAVKAAARSFRENPAIDTASAIGELAVGEALISGLDPDGIPQPVARAMIHPPASQLAPLTDDEKKALVKSDPLRTIYGKKLDRESAYEQLQQRREQLQVTKDTAPAATTGSGQASRSTLEKSIQQMASSFGRQFGRELMRGLMGALTGRRR; this is encoded by the coding sequence ATGTCTGTCCAGTCCGCGTCCACCGTCGAACCGCCCTCCCGGCTACCCATCGTACTCGGGCAGACCACACTCCCGCCCGAGGCCGGCGCCGCCCATGCCCCGGTGGTTCTGCTGCCGCAGATGTTGAACCGACACGGACTGATCTGCGGTGCTACCGGCACCGGCAAAACAGTCACCCTGCGCTACCTGGTCGAGCAGCTGAACCGCCGTAATATCGCGACACTGGTCACCGATCTCAAAGGCGACCTCAGTGGATTGGCGGCGCCCGGTGGCGGCAACCAGAAGGTACGGGAACGCCTGTCGCTGTTCGCCCTCGACGAGCGCTATTTCACCGGCTTTCCGTTGACCCTGTGGGGGCGCTGCGGCCTGCCTCTGCGCACCACTCCCAGTGAAATGGGCCCGGAGCTGCTCGGCCGGCTGCTTCAGTTGAATGACAACCAGCAGGGGTTATTGCGGGTCATTTTTCACATGGCCGATCAGCAGGGACTGCTGTTACTGGACTGGAAAGACCTGACCGCGCTGCTGGATTATGTGGAACAGCACCGCAAAGCGCTGACCGCCGAATACGGGAATATTTCTCCCGCGAGCCTCGGCGCCATCAAGCGCAAGATGCTGGCCCTGGAGCCATTGTCAGCGGACACCCGAGGCGCCGCCAGTCTCTTCGGCGAGCCCGCACTGAACCTCAATGATCTGACCCAGGGCGGGCGCATCCATCTGCTGGACGCCAGCGATATGCAGCCCGCCGTCTACGGCACGCTGCTGCTGTGGCTGCTGGCAGAGTTGTACGAAACCCTGCCCGAGAGCGGCGACAGTCAGTTGCACCTGGTCCTTTTTTTTGACGAGGCACACCTTCTGTTCGACGATCTGCCAAAAGCCCTGTGCGACCAGGTGGAGCAGATCGTGAAACTCATCCGCTCCAAAGGTGTGGGCATTGTGTTTGTGACGCAAAACCCGCTGGATATTCCAGAAGACATTCTCGCGCAACTTGGCAACCGCATTCAGCACGCACTGCGCGCTTACACGCCAAATGAGCAGCGCGCGGTCAAGGCCGCAGCGCGCAGCTTTCGCGAGAACCCCGCTATCGATACCGCCAGCGCCATCGGCGAACTGGCCGTCGGCGAGGCTCTTATTTCCGGGCTGGACCCCGATGGCATTCCACAGCCGGTAGCGCGCGCGATGATTCACCCACCGGCGAGCCAGCTCGCGCCACTCACGGACGACGAGAAAAAAGCTTTAGTGAAAAGTGACCCCTTGCGCACAATCTACGGTAAAAAGCTGGATCGGGAATCCGCTTACGAACAGCTCCAGCAGCGGCGCGAGCAATTGCAGGTCACGAAGGACACCGCTCCCGCAGCAACCACCGGAAGCGGCCAGGCCTCCAGGAGCACACTGGAAAAGAGTATTCAGCAGATGGCCAGCAGCTTTGGACGACAGTTTGGCAGGGAGTTAATGCGCGGACTGATGGGCGCTCTGACCGGACGCCGGCGCTGA
- a CDS encoding heme-dependent oxidative N-demethylase family protein, giving the protein MADRPSLLVAAGAGGDGEALPERRFAQDFSAPFSCIPFLDTPEVVHMGLNRLDTRHWVLPCHTLPHYHHHKIAARRVLGDKVYAQLPESLPAQRELGERLYQHLINDHAGYACTSAGPLRWQADGKALYWTGLASQLASGEPLWDASGWIADDICLLQPGKHGYVLVAASLTAPSYWRLEEKIGRPLDAIHRPVPGFQNKLSAQVARFFDHLKPAYPVWRGNWSLVTSAELLQRGGVSVDSSGTGETKNQRAYLRIERQSLRRLPKTGAVVFTIRVSINPLEDLLLIEGGVAALQAAVEAMSPEETRYKSLAPLLQDEHGPLRQFFTEHGGRI; this is encoded by the coding sequence ATGGCTGACAGGCCGTCACTACTCGTCGCTGCCGGCGCGGGTGGTGACGGTGAGGCGTTGCCCGAGCGCCGCTTTGCGCAGGATTTCTCTGCACCGTTTTCCTGTATTCCCTTTCTCGATACGCCCGAGGTGGTGCATATGGGGCTCAACAGGCTCGATACACGCCACTGGGTATTGCCCTGTCACACACTCCCGCACTATCACCACCACAAGATTGCCGCCCGTCGCGTGCTGGGGGACAAAGTCTATGCCCAGCTGCCAGAATCGCTGCCGGCTCAGCGAGAGCTGGGGGAGCGGCTGTATCAACATCTGATCAACGACCACGCAGGTTACGCGTGCACATCCGCTGGCCCCCTTCGTTGGCAGGCGGATGGCAAAGCCCTCTACTGGACGGGCCTGGCCTCCCAGCTTGCAAGTGGTGAACCCCTGTGGGATGCCAGTGGCTGGATTGCGGACGATATCTGTCTGCTGCAACCGGGCAAGCACGGCTATGTACTGGTTGCCGCGTCACTGACGGCGCCGAGTTACTGGCGGCTGGAAGAGAAGATCGGGCGGCCACTGGATGCGATTCACAGGCCGGTACCCGGATTCCAGAACAAACTGTCAGCCCAGGTCGCACGCTTTTTCGATCACCTGAAGCCGGCGTATCCGGTATGGCGGGGCAACTGGTCGCTGGTGACTTCGGCAGAATTGTTGCAACGTGGCGGCGTTAGCGTGGATTCATCGGGAACCGGCGAGACTAAAAATCAGCGGGCATACCTGCGGATCGAGCGACAGTCGCTGCGCCGACTGCCGAAAACCGGCGCGGTGGTATTTACCATTCGTGTGTCGATCAATCCGCTGGAAGATCTGTTGCTGATCGAGGGCGGTGTTGCCGCACTGCAGGCTGCGGTGGAGGCGATGTCACCGGAAGAGACCCGGTACAAATCACTGGCGCCGTTGCTGCAGGACGAGCATGGGCCTCTGCGACAATTTTTTACCGAGCATGGTGGGCGTATATAA
- a CDS encoding AraC family transcriptional regulator, which produces MNTTDTRTVTLSYTRAIIAALGRLDLVLPDSAQSLLAAIDEEERVPMEVQEEIWLAVQEAIPDPLLGIRLGQAMQGSQMGLVGYLLMTQKNLGAAIDQLLIYHPLLGEGGQFELRRSSFYVELCYRPNYLRCARLRVETVLSICLAQARAMTGREFQPQSVQFAYPTPSLAVQQQYQQLLQAPVQFNAEVSAIRLRPQDLETPLVAADRQVMARLKPEADALLKALTSKSLQLRVAHLLQQEPQLSREQVAARLCISPRHLGRKLLEENASFRAIQDEVRSHYACQWLREGQKTNVDIAAALGYCDESAFGKAFRRWTGLSPKGFKAQQD; this is translated from the coding sequence TTGAACACCACTGATACTCGAACCGTCACACTCAGCTATACCCGCGCAATTATTGCCGCTCTCGGGCGCCTGGATCTGGTACTCCCTGACAGTGCCCAATCCCTCTTGGCCGCCATTGACGAGGAAGAGCGCGTGCCAATGGAGGTCCAGGAAGAGATCTGGCTGGCGGTACAGGAAGCCATACCGGACCCACTTCTGGGTATCCGCCTGGGGCAGGCCATGCAAGGCAGCCAGATGGGGCTGGTGGGTTACCTGTTGATGACCCAGAAAAACTTGGGTGCGGCCATTGATCAGCTTCTCATATACCACCCGCTGCTGGGAGAGGGTGGCCAGTTCGAGCTGCGCCGCAGCAGTTTTTATGTGGAACTCTGCTATCGCCCCAATTACCTGCGCTGCGCGCGACTGCGGGTCGAGACGGTGCTGTCCATCTGCCTGGCCCAGGCCCGCGCCATGACCGGGCGGGAATTCCAGCCCCAGAGTGTCCAGTTCGCCTACCCCACCCCCTCTCTCGCGGTACAACAGCAGTACCAGCAACTGCTGCAGGCACCGGTACAGTTCAATGCGGAAGTCTCGGCCATCCGCCTGCGCCCCCAGGATCTGGAAACCCCGCTGGTGGCCGCAGATCGCCAGGTGATGGCGCGCCTCAAGCCCGAGGCAGATGCCCTGCTCAAGGCCCTGACCAGCAAGAGCCTGCAACTGCGGGTGGCGCACCTGCTACAGCAGGAGCCGCAACTCAGCCGCGAGCAGGTCGCTGCCCGTCTGTGCATCAGCCCGAGACACCTCGGGCGCAAGCTGCTGGAAGAGAACGCCAGTTTCCGCGCGATACAGGACGAGGTGCGCAGTCACTATGCCTGCCAGTGGCTGCGCGAGGGCCAGAAGACCAACGTGGATATTGCCGCGGCCCTCGGGTACTGCGACGAAAGCGCCTTTGGCAAAGCGTTTCGCCGCTGGACCGGCCTGTCCCCGAAAGGGTTCAAGGCACAGCAGGACTGA
- a CDS encoding M14 family metallopeptidase: MHISSAFDSGNIKVIDKKSNPIELAIRIDNQSDFYQWFHFRLDGEVGKQYPLRINNAGKAAYPEGWENYRVCASYDRHNWFRIDAQYDGKVLDFTVQLEQPAIYLAYFAPYSWERHLDLLAWAQSDERVQSETLGLTLDGRDMTLLTIGDADKATRKVWMIARQHPGESMAEWFVEGFLETLLDEANPGARQLLQDTVFYVVPNMNPDGSVRGHLRTNAAGANLNREWQSPSMEKSPEVYLVRERMLATGGDMFLDIHGDEALPFNFVAACEGIPGYDEKHAALEKVFKESFVNASPDFQTEQGYPLDKPGEANMTVGTNWCGHQFRTLALTLEMPFKDNDNLPDPIEGWSPARCRQLARDMLTPIRETLAYMNGNG; encoded by the coding sequence ATGCATATCAGCAGCGCTTTCGATAGCGGCAATATCAAAGTCATCGACAAAAAATCGAATCCCATCGAGCTGGCGATCCGAATCGACAACCAGTCCGATTTTTACCAGTGGTTCCACTTTCGCCTCGACGGTGAAGTGGGCAAGCAGTACCCACTGCGTATCAACAATGCCGGCAAGGCAGCCTATCCGGAAGGTTGGGAAAACTACCGGGTATGCGCGTCCTACGACCGCCACAACTGGTTCCGCATTGACGCGCAGTATGACGGCAAGGTCCTGGACTTCACGGTACAGCTGGAGCAACCGGCTATTTATCTGGCCTATTTCGCCCCCTATTCCTGGGAGCGGCATCTCGACCTGCTGGCCTGGGCACAATCCGATGAACGGGTGCAGTCCGAAACCCTCGGCCTGACGCTGGACGGACGCGATATGACGCTGCTCACCATTGGTGATGCGGACAAAGCAACGCGCAAAGTGTGGATGATCGCCCGTCAACACCCGGGAGAGTCCATGGCCGAGTGGTTTGTCGAGGGCTTCCTGGAAACCCTGTTGGACGAAGCCAATCCGGGCGCACGGCAACTATTGCAGGACACCGTTTTTTACGTGGTGCCCAACATGAATCCCGACGGCAGTGTGCGCGGCCACCTCCGTACCAACGCGGCCGGAGCCAACCTCAACCGGGAATGGCAATCCCCAAGTATGGAAAAGAGCCCCGAAGTCTATCTTGTGCGCGAGCGCATGCTGGCCACCGGCGGCGACATGTTCCTGGACATTCACGGAGATGAAGCGCTGCCATTCAATTTCGTGGCCGCCTGTGAAGGTATTCCCGGCTACGACGAAAAACATGCAGCGCTTGAAAAGGTATTCAAGGAATCTTTTGTCAACGCCAGCCCGGATTTCCAGACGGAGCAGGGTTACCCGCTGGACAAACCCGGTGAGGCCAATATGACCGTGGGCACCAACTGGTGCGGCCATCAGTTCCGCACTCTGGCGCTGACGCTGGAAATGCCCTTCAAAGACAACGACAACCTACCCGACCCCATTGAAGGCTGGTCACCAGCACGCTGCCGTCAACTGGCGCGGGATATGCTCACTCCCATTCGCGAAACACTTGCCTATATGAATGGCAATGGATGA
- a CDS encoding M28 family metallopeptidase gives MLKSLPWQRLALPFALAAITTISACTKDESKDEPTSSLGASSPQSETAERTLPPPQEMPTVEPITEPKLSDAEKAEVAELAKDLHTHIAVLASDEFEGRAPATKGEELTVNYLANAFKKLGLKPGATDAEGNPSWFQSVPVVEMQIETTPLEVKGEGFEKSLDALTDMVAFTQRQTAESKLSDSPLVFVGYGIVAPENDWNDYAGLDMKGKTAVILVNDPGYATQDKNLFNGNAMTYYGRWNYKFEEAARQGAEGAIIIHEDGAAGYPWEVVSGSWSGAQISLAAENRNADRVAVESWMTTAAAKSLFDAAGLDFTAEMGAAKQRGFQPKPLNLTASIALKNKVRTSDSRNVVAKVEGSKYPDEAVIYTAHWDHLGVGGHGEGEDHIYNGAVDNATGTAGLLAMARQVAKLPEAPRRSMIFVAVTAEESGLLGSKYYAENPVVPLEKTVAGINFDAMGVLGPMRDVIVVGYGNSELEQLLEKAAARQGRYLAPEDHPERGYFYRSDHFSLAKKGVPMLYFDSGTDSFEHGRAWAQKKAAEYGAHAYHKPADEYDPQWNLEGAALDLALGLDLGLELANSRDWPNWYQGNEFRAARDKSADAR, from the coding sequence ATGCTTAAATCGTTACCCTGGCAGCGGCTTGCTCTGCCGTTTGCGCTTGCCGCGATCACCACCATATCCGCGTGCACTAAGGATGAGAGTAAGGATGAGCCCACGAGCAGTCTCGGGGCATCCTCCCCCCAGAGTGAAACCGCGGAACGCACGCTACCCCCACCCCAGGAGATGCCCACGGTTGAGCCCATTACTGAGCCGAAACTCAGTGATGCCGAAAAAGCCGAAGTGGCCGAGCTGGCAAAAGATCTGCACACCCATATCGCGGTATTGGCTTCCGATGAGTTTGAGGGGCGTGCGCCCGCAACCAAAGGTGAAGAACTCACCGTCAACTATCTGGCGAATGCATTCAAGAAGCTGGGCCTGAAACCGGGAGCCACCGATGCAGAGGGCAATCCCAGCTGGTTCCAGTCGGTGCCGGTGGTCGAAATGCAGATCGAAACCACGCCTCTGGAGGTCAAGGGCGAAGGTTTTGAGAAATCCCTCGACGCCCTGACCGACATGGTCGCATTTACTCAGCGCCAGACCGCAGAAAGTAAACTGAGCGATAGCCCTCTTGTATTTGTCGGCTACGGAATCGTCGCGCCGGAAAACGACTGGAATGATTACGCTGGCCTCGACATGAAAGGCAAAACGGCGGTGATTCTGGTCAATGATCCGGGCTATGCCACGCAGGATAAGAACCTGTTCAATGGCAATGCGATGACCTATTACGGCCGCTGGAACTATAAATTTGAAGAGGCGGCGCGCCAGGGCGCGGAAGGTGCCATCATCATCCATGAGGACGGTGCCGCCGGCTACCCCTGGGAGGTCGTGAGTGGCAGCTGGTCCGGTGCTCAGATCAGCCTCGCTGCGGAGAACAGAAACGCAGACCGCGTTGCGGTGGAGTCCTGGATGACCACCGCTGCGGCCAAATCCCTGTTTGACGCGGCGGGCCTGGATTTCACTGCGGAAATGGGAGCGGCTAAACAACGTGGCTTCCAGCCCAAACCGCTGAACCTGACCGCCAGTATTGCCCTGAAAAATAAAGTCCGCACCTCGGATTCCCGCAATGTGGTCGCCAAGGTCGAGGGCAGCAAGTACCCGGATGAAGCGGTCATTTACACCGCACACTGGGACCATCTGGGTGTGGGTGGACACGGTGAAGGCGAGGATCATATTTACAACGGTGCCGTGGACAATGCCACGGGTACCGCCGGTCTGCTGGCCATGGCACGCCAGGTTGCCAAGCTGCCGGAAGCGCCGCGGCGCTCCATGATCTTCGTGGCGGTTACCGCAGAAGAGTCGGGCCTGCTCGGTTCCAAATACTATGCAGAAAATCCGGTTGTGCCCCTGGAGAAAACCGTTGCCGGTATCAATTTCGACGCCATGGGCGTGCTTGGCCCCATGCGCGATGTGATCGTTGTCGGCTACGGCAACAGCGAACTGGAGCAATTGCTGGAAAAAGCCGCCGCCAGACAGGGGCGCTACCTGGCGCCGGAAGACCACCCTGAACGCGGTTACTTTTACCGCTCAGATCACTTCAGTCTGGCGAAAAAAGGCGTACCCATGCTGTATTTTGATTCCGGAACGGACAGTTTCGAACACGGTCGCGCATGGGCACAAAAGAAAGCGGCCGAGTACGGTGCCCACGCCTATCACAAGCCCGCCGATGAGTACGACCCACAGTGGAACCTGGAAGGTGCCGCACTGGATCTGGCCCTGGGACTGGACCTGGGTCTTGAGCTCGCTAACAGCCGCGACTGGCCAAACTGGTATCAGGGCAACGAGTTCCGCGCAGCGCGCGACAAGAGTGCGGACGCGCGTTAA